A genomic region of Zalophus californianus isolate mZalCal1 chromosome 1, mZalCal1.pri.v2, whole genome shotgun sequence contains the following coding sequences:
- the LOC113917221 gene encoding thymosin beta-10-like yields MDHFKKMADKPDMGKTASFDKAKLKKTEKQENTLPTKEPIEQEKQSEIS; encoded by the coding sequence ATGGATCACTTTAAGAAAATGGCAGACAAACCAGACATGGGGAAAACTGCCAGCTTTGATAAGGCCAAgctgaagaaaacagagaaacaggaGAACACCCTGCCAACCAAAGAGCCCAttgagcaggagaagcagagtgAAATTTCCTAA